The following coding sequences are from one Paenibacillus sp. FSL R5-0912 window:
- a CDS encoding TOBE domain-containing protein has product MKISARNQFEGTVVSIEEGQVNAKVVVDTGGQKLTSIISVEALRDLELKEGSAVTAIIKASSVLLMA; this is encoded by the coding sequence ATGAAGATCAGCGCCAGAAACCAGTTTGAAGGTACTGTAGTGTCGATTGAAGAGGGACAAGTCAATGCGAAGGTTGTGGTGGACACCGGAGGCCAGAAGCTCACTTCTATTATCTCAGTAGAAGCGCTACGCGATTTGGAACTGAAGGAAGGCTCTGCTGTTACGGCAATTATCAAAGCTTCCTCCGTATTGCTGATGGCATAA
- a CDS encoding GNAT family N-acetyltransferase, with protein sequence MKRTVNNSYFIDVVTYSEAERGKGYGTLAARSLISYYLERGQLPLWETTHENTASHRLALKLGFEHVESYPVFAYVMES encoded by the coding sequence ATGAAGAGGACCGTGAACAACAGTTATTTCATTGATGTGGTTACATACTCAGAAGCTGAGCGCGGTAAAGGATACGGGACGCTAGCCGCCCGGTCACTGATTAGTTATTACCTGGAGAGAGGCCAGCTACCCTTGTGGGAAACCACACATGAGAATACCGCGTCACATAGGTTGGCACTGAAGCTGGGATTCGAGCATGTGGAGAGCTATCCGGTGTTTGCTTATGTCATGGAGAGCTAG
- a CDS encoding aldo/keto reductase, which translates to MKYRKLGNTGLSVSEVSFGTWAIGGDWGSSRDEDGLKGLQLALEQGVNFFDTADVYGSGHAEELLAKATKGKQDEIHIATKFCRGGDIHDPQNYSARRISEYCEQSLRRLEREAIDLYQIHCPPIEILRDGSVFEALDQLKAEGKIRHYGVSVETIEEGLLCLEYPGVEALQVIFNLFRQQPALELLPRAAAHGAGILVRLPLASGLLTGKFKESSTFQENDHRSFNANGEHFNVGETFAGLPFVTGVALARKLDWIAEGRGNMARASMRWILDHPAVSCVIPGFKNEAQIADNLATLDVPSYSSAEMERLSEFYQSEVAPHIRGGV; encoded by the coding sequence ATGAAATACCGCAAGCTGGGAAATACAGGTTTATCAGTAAGTGAAGTCAGCTTTGGCACTTGGGCAATCGGCGGGGACTGGGGCAGCAGCAGGGATGAAGACGGACTCAAGGGATTGCAGCTGGCTTTGGAGCAGGGCGTTAATTTCTTTGATACTGCCGATGTATACGGCTCCGGGCATGCGGAAGAGCTACTCGCCAAGGCAACCAAAGGCAAGCAGGATGAGATACATATTGCCACTAAGTTCTGCCGTGGTGGAGATATTCATGATCCGCAGAACTACTCCGCACGCAGAATTAGTGAATATTGTGAACAGAGCCTGCGCAGGCTGGAGAGAGAGGCCATTGATCTGTATCAGATCCACTGTCCTCCGATTGAGATTCTACGGGACGGCAGTGTCTTCGAAGCGCTTGACCAATTGAAAGCTGAAGGCAAAATCCGCCATTACGGCGTGAGTGTTGAAACTATCGAGGAAGGTCTGCTATGCCTTGAATATCCAGGTGTGGAGGCGCTGCAGGTGATCTTCAATCTGTTTCGCCAGCAGCCTGCACTTGAACTGCTGCCGCGTGCTGCCGCCCACGGAGCGGGTATTCTGGTGCGTTTGCCGCTGGCCAGCGGACTGCTGACTGGTAAATTCAAGGAATCCAGCACATTCCAGGAGAACGACCACCGCAGCTTCAATGCGAACGGGGAGCACTTTAATGTCGGGGAGACCTTCGCCGGACTGCCGTTTGTCACCGGTGTTGCATTGGCCCGCAAGCTCGACTGGATCGCAGAAGGACGCGGGAATATGGCCAGAGCATCTATGCGCTGGATTCTGGATCATCCGGCCGTCAGCTGTGTCATTCCTGGCTTCAAGAACGAGGCTCAGATCGCAGACAATCTTGCTACACTGGATGTTCCATCCTATAGTTCAGCTGAAATGGAGCGTCTTAGCGAATTTTATCAGTCCGAAGTAGCTCCGCATATCCGTGGAGGTGTGTAA
- a CDS encoding elongation factor G — protein MNNITVGLLAHVDAGKTTFAEQLLYHTEAIRSRGRVDHQDTFMDTHEIEKARGITVFADQAEFVYKDSRYFLLDTPGHVDFSPEMERCLQVLDYAVVILSAVEGVESHTETVWQLLRQHNIPTLFFINKTDRAGADTQRVLEEIRQQLSGNAFLLSQQPGEALTDEQRAFIAERDDELLEVYLEGTLSDNVFHSALPDMLKRGEIFPCMQGSALLDQGVDGFLEVLNALTFTEYDHELPFAGRVYKIRHDEKGTRITYIKALQGVLKNRDSIMYGHGPERLSARVTGIRKYNSTKYISADWAAAGELFAVVGLTEALPGEGVGELMDSQESGLIPTLKSKVLFEPPVHLKELMNAFGQLGAEDPSLNVSWDEELQELHIHVMGGIQLEILEQIMAERFQIRITFGPPEILYKETITGTVYGYGHFEPLGHYAEVHLKLEAGERGSGITYINNCHPDDLAVGYQHQIEQHLLESGHHGLLTGSPLTDLKITLLSGRAHNKHTNGGDFREAAYRALRQGLEQAVNLLLEPVYDLKLRIDSDYVGKVMSDIQQASGSFSPPEITESNAVITGTVPVASFMNYGVRLASMTQGKGSLSLRVAGYQPCHQTGTVIQQRNYNKNADPAYSSTSIFCAKGQAYPVPWDEAEQQMHIKVR, from the coding sequence ATGAATAATATAACTGTCGGACTGCTCGCACATGTAGATGCCGGCAAGACGACCTTCGCTGAGCAGCTGCTCTACCATACCGAAGCGATCCGCAGCCGTGGCAGAGTGGATCATCAGGATACCTTCATGGATACCCACGAGATTGAAAAAGCGCGCGGAATCACTGTTTTTGCCGATCAGGCGGAATTTGTGTATAAGGATTCGCGGTATTTCCTGCTGGATACTCCGGGCCATGTTGATTTCTCTCCAGAGATGGAGCGCTGTCTGCAGGTGCTGGATTATGCGGTGGTCATCCTCAGTGCGGTGGAAGGCGTGGAGAGTCATACGGAAACCGTATGGCAGCTGCTGCGCCAGCATAACATTCCCACCCTGTTCTTCATTAACAAAACCGACCGTGCTGGTGCGGATACGCAGCGTGTACTCGAAGAGATCCGGCAGCAGCTCAGCGGCAATGCCTTCCTGCTGTCGCAGCAGCCGGGGGAAGCGTTGACTGATGAGCAGAGAGCATTTATAGCCGAGCGTGATGACGAGCTGTTGGAAGTGTATCTGGAAGGAACACTGTCTGACAACGTCTTCCATAGTGCTCTGCCAGACATGTTGAAGCGCGGAGAGATATTTCCGTGTATGCAGGGCTCTGCATTGCTTGATCAAGGGGTGGACGGGTTCCTGGAGGTTCTTAACGCGTTAACCTTCACGGAGTACGATCATGAGCTGCCTTTTGCGGGGAGAGTCTACAAGATCCGCCACGACGAAAAAGGCACGCGTATCACCTACATCAAGGCTCTACAGGGAGTTCTGAAGAATAGGGACAGCATAATGTACGGACATGGACCGGAACGTTTATCGGCGCGGGTCACCGGAATCCGGAAATATAATAGCACCAAATATATTTCCGCCGATTGGGCTGCCGCAGGGGAACTGTTCGCGGTTGTAGGGCTTACTGAGGCCCTGCCCGGTGAGGGCGTTGGTGAACTGATGGACTCACAGGAAAGCGGCCTGATACCTACGCTGAAATCCAAAGTCCTTTTTGAGCCGCCGGTACACCTGAAAGAACTGATGAATGCCTTTGGACAGTTGGGTGCGGAAGATCCTTCGCTCAATGTAAGCTGGGATGAAGAGCTGCAGGAGCTGCATATCCATGTGATGGGAGGAATTCAGCTGGAGATTCTGGAGCAGATCATGGCTGAACGGTTTCAGATCCGGATCACTTTTGGTCCGCCGGAGATTCTCTACAAGGAGACGATCACTGGCACCGTCTATGGCTACGGACATTTCGAACCGCTGGGCCACTACGCCGAGGTTCATCTGAAGCTGGAGGCTGGGGAACGCGGCAGCGGTATTACCTACATTAACAATTGTCATCCGGATGATCTGGCCGTGGGCTATCAGCATCAGATTGAGCAGCATTTGCTGGAGAGCGGCCATCACGGCCTGCTGACCGGTTCACCGCTGACCGACCTGAAGATCACCCTGCTTAGCGGCAGAGCACATAATAAGCATACGAACGGTGGAGATTTCCGTGAAGCGGCTTACCGTGCCTTACGCCAGGGGCTGGAGCAGGCCGTGAATCTGCTGCTGGAGCCAGTCTATGACCTGAAGCTCCGGATAGATTCAGACTACGTGGGCAAAGTAATGAGTGATATCCAGCAGGCCAGCGGCAGCTTCAGCCCACCTGAGATTACGGAGTCCAACGCTGTCATTACCGGTACGGTTCCAGTGGCAAGCTTCATGAATTATGGGGTGAGACTGGCTTCCATGACCCAGGGCAAGGGTTCGCTGTCGCTTAGAGTCGCGGGTTATCAGCCGTGCCATCAGACCGGGACAGTAATTCAGCAGCGGAATTATAATAAAAATGCCGATCCGGCTTACTCCTCTACCTCGATCTTCTGCGCCAAAGGCCAGGCGTATCCGGTACCCTGGGATGAAGCGGAGCAGCAAATGCATATTAAAGTTCGATGA
- a CDS encoding NUDIX hydrolase: protein MTEVIDKIAWIYIVDGKVLGARSKGKDTYYFPGGKREHGESDAQTLIREILEELSVQIIPETIAEFGSFEAPAHGKAEGISVRMTCLTADFTGELSPASEIEELAWLTYEDKARVSAVSVLIMDKLREMKLLS, encoded by the coding sequence ATGACAGAAGTAATTGATAAAATTGCCTGGATATATATTGTGGACGGCAAGGTGCTTGGTGCGCGTTCCAAAGGAAAGGACACTTATTATTTCCCGGGAGGCAAACGGGAGCATGGTGAGAGTGATGCACAGACATTGATCCGGGAGATCCTTGAGGAATTATCTGTTCAGATCATACCGGAGACTATTGCGGAATTCGGAAGCTTTGAAGCTCCAGCGCATGGCAAAGCAGAGGGCATTTCAGTCCGGATGACCTGCCTCACGGCAGATTTCACGGGTGAACTGAGTCCGGCTTCCGAAATCGAGGAATTGGCCTGGTTAACCTATGAGGATAAAGCCCGTGTATCAGCTGTCAGTGTGTTGATTATGGACAAGCTGCGGGAAATGAAGCTACTCTCCTAA
- a CDS encoding DMT family transporter, protein MKGIIFAFIGGACITLQGVANARISQDIGTWQAATITQFTGFLMALVIALIVRDGKKHGFRKVNPLYLIGGGFAAFVIFSEVTAIQSIGVTLTISALLIAQLCLTFVIDIKGWFGVAKQKMKLPQFIGIGMMILGVVVLKF, encoded by the coding sequence ATGAAGGGGATAATTTTCGCATTTATAGGCGGGGCATGCATTACGCTGCAAGGGGTAGCGAATGCAAGAATCAGCCAGGATATTGGTACATGGCAGGCAGCAACGATCACACAGTTCACCGGATTCCTGATGGCGCTGGTCATTGCGCTGATCGTACGGGACGGGAAGAAACACGGCTTCCGCAAGGTTAATCCGTTGTATCTGATCGGTGGCGGATTTGCCGCATTCGTTATTTTCAGTGAGGTTACGGCGATTCAGAGCATCGGTGTCACCTTAACCATCTCCGCTTTGCTGATTGCCCAGCTGTGCCTGACTTTTGTCATCGACATCAAGGGCTGGTTCGGGGTAGCCAAGCAGAAGATGAAGCTGCCGCAGTTTATCGGGATCGGGATGATGATCCTGGGTGTGGTCGTGCTGAAGTTCTGA
- a CDS encoding DMT family transporter: MLAGILLALIAGALVSLQNIFNAKVNEHTGSWTTTTLVLGMGFAASLIMGLIMEGKNMFTLQHMQPWYWFSGMIGVGVVICLVQATRILGATYAISIVLTAQLGFALLWDSLGWLGLEKVPFSFNQLIGVLIIVGGILVFKLGGKSDSKESAGAIERRNALHTD; the protein is encoded by the coding sequence ATGTTAGCAGGAATATTACTCGCGCTAATCGCGGGTGCACTGGTTAGTCTTCAGAATATTTTCAATGCCAAGGTCAATGAGCATACAGGCTCCTGGACAACCACCACACTGGTGCTGGGCATGGGATTCGCAGCTTCACTGATTATGGGGCTGATTATGGAAGGGAAGAACATGTTCACGCTGCAGCATATGCAGCCCTGGTACTGGTTCAGCGGTATGATCGGTGTGGGTGTCGTCATCTGTCTGGTCCAGGCCACCCGAATTCTTGGCGCAACTTATGCCATCTCCATTGTCCTGACCGCTCAGCTCGGCTTCGCCTTACTCTGGGATTCCTTGGGCTGGCTGGGCCTGGAGAAGGTTCCGTTCTCGTTCAATCAGCTGATCGGTGTGCTCATCATCGTCGGGGGAATTCTGGTGTTCAAATTAGGAGGCAAAAGCGATTCTAAAGAATCCGCCGGAGCCATCGAGCGCCGCAATGCGCTGCATACGGATTAA
- a CDS encoding anthranilate phosphoribosyltransferase → MINILKEVARGKRGAKDLSYGEAEYAAEAILGQTASPVQIGAFLIAERMKLESLEELEAFVAVCRKYASREPVQQGIDCAGPYDGRVHSFIATFPAAFLLSAAGLPVTLHGSAGLPPKWGITLQDIIQASGIDIAGLSRSAAIEAAEASGVLFANSEQWCPPLGALRGLREDIGLRTIFNTAEKLIDYSCSPYIVFGIFHNTVFDRISRLIVKLGYQRGLVVQGVEGSEDLYIDRPNRVYRIQNGAAELDIIDPESLGLDVPVPEFSWTAERQLRTAEEVLQGGGHLAFYNQTLLNGAARLHAAGRVNSIEEGVYTCKHLLDNGQAWNTYAKWKSTMLASRAASLGQV, encoded by the coding sequence ATGATTAATATTCTGAAAGAAGTGGCCCGCGGCAAGCGCGGTGCCAAGGATTTAAGCTACGGGGAAGCGGAATATGCGGCGGAAGCCATTCTCGGACAGACTGCTTCTCCGGTGCAGATTGGCGCGTTCCTGATCGCCGAACGCATGAAGCTGGAGAGCCTGGAAGAGCTGGAAGCCTTCGTCGCGGTCTGCCGCAAATATGCCTCACGGGAACCTGTCCAACAGGGGATCGATTGTGCCGGCCCCTATGACGGCAGGGTTCATTCTTTCATCGCCACATTCCCGGCAGCCTTCCTTCTGTCTGCCGCCGGTCTGCCGGTTACCCTGCATGGCTCCGCAGGCTTGCCTCCGAAGTGGGGAATTACGCTGCAGGATATCATTCAAGCATCCGGAATTGATATTGCCGGTCTGAGCCGCAGTGCCGCCATTGAGGCGGCGGAGGCCAGCGGTGTGCTGTTCGCAAATTCTGAGCAGTGGTGCCCGCCGCTGGGTGCATTGCGCGGCCTGCGTGAAGACATTGGGCTGCGCACGATTTTCAACACAGCCGAGAAGCTGATTGATTATTCCTGTTCACCTTATATCGTCTTCGGCATTTTTCATAATACGGTATTCGACCGGATCTCCCGGCTGATTGTGAAGCTCGGTTATCAGCGGGGATTGGTTGTTCAAGGCGTGGAAGGCTCAGAGGATCTGTATATCGACCGGCCGAACCGCGTATACCGCATTCAGAATGGAGCGGCGGAGCTGGATATTATTGATCCGGAGTCGCTCGGACTGGACGTGCCCGTTCCGGAGTTCAGTTGGACAGCCGAAAGACAGCTGCGTACCGCCGAGGAAGTGCTGCAGGGCGGCGGACATCTGGCATTCTACAATCAGACACTGCTCAATGGCGCAGCCCGACTCCATGCCGCCGGCAGGGTCAACTCTATTGAGGAAGGCGTCTATACCTGCAAGCATCTGCTGGATAACGGTCAGGCCTGGAATACGTATGCGAAATGGAAAAGCACGATGTTAGCAAGCAGGGCAGCCTCCCTTGGGCAGGTGTAG
- a CDS encoding ANTAR domain-containing response regulator, which produces MHSLLVIDPGRTENSAEERSSPSPDSILSSCGYVTGTAASEDQVFPLISDTDAFILHLPVTEISYWRSILVQHKVAPVLWWCTPRTATLSVSACGDDIMVDGILSPAMQPQEIHWILHFSSRQCFERQQWLKEREQLLSRLEERKWIDMAKGILSKARNISESEAYDLLRKQAMNERKRMVDVATSIVKVYQMLQDQT; this is translated from the coding sequence ATGCATTCCCTGTTAGTTATAGATCCGGGCAGAACAGAGAATTCCGCAGAAGAACGCTCCTCACCAAGTCCTGACAGTATTCTCAGTTCCTGCGGTTATGTAACCGGGACGGCTGCTTCGGAAGATCAGGTCTTTCCGCTGATCAGTGATACGGATGCCTTCATTCTCCATCTCCCCGTTACTGAGATCAGTTATTGGAGAAGTATTCTGGTTCAGCACAAGGTTGCCCCGGTACTCTGGTGGTGTACCCCGCGAACCGCAACGTTATCCGTCTCTGCCTGTGGAGATGATATTATGGTGGATGGAATATTGTCTCCGGCGATGCAGCCTCAGGAGATCCACTGGATCCTCCACTTCAGCTCCAGACAATGCTTCGAGCGCCAGCAATGGCTCAAGGAACGGGAACAGCTGTTATCCCGGCTTGAGGAGCGTAAATGGATCGACATGGCCAAAGGTATTCTCTCCAAAGCCAGGAACATCAGCGAATCCGAAGCTTACGACCTGCTGCGCAAGCAGGCCATGAATGAACGGAAACGGATGGTCGATGTCGCTACTTCCATTGTCAAGGTGTACCAGATGCTGCAGGATCAAACTTAA
- the nirB gene encoding nitrite reductase large subunit NirB, which yields MSAIRKKLILVGNGMAGVRVIEHLLKLAPEAYDITIFGSEPHPNYNRIMLSSVLAGGASLEEIVINDLEWYRSFNIQLYTGHTVTSIDPVERKVHTDKGITASYDELILATGSNPFMLPIPGADKEGVIAFRDIKDTQIMQEVSQKYGKALVIGGGLLGLEAARGLLHLGMEVSVVHIHEYIMERQLDESASVMLRKELEGQGMKFLLKKQSEAVLGKKRVKGLLFADGSIEDADLIVMAVGIKPNVELARSSGIEVNRGIIVNDYMESSLPGIYAVGECAEHRGIAYGLVAPLYEQGAVLAKRLAGVPTEGYAGSVTSTKLKVSGVDVFSAGQFTEQPGTKALRFQDETDGVYKKLVLHGDKLIGAVLFGDTGDGAQLFSMIKKGENIKGREKELLLGISADALAPKGNRLEGMADDEIICGCNGVSKGAIADAITSGGCTSVGQIKACTKASASCGGCKPLVEGLLQLYAGEDAVTVKEGICGCTTLGRDEIVAEIKRMKLMTVKEVMNVLEWSNEEGCAKCRPSLNYYLGMLWPEEYLDENESRFTNERYHANIQKDGTYSVVPRIYGGVTSPAELIKIAQVAVKFEVPLVKFTGGQRLDLLGVKKEDLPKMWEELDMPSGHAYGKTLRTVKTCVGSTYCRFGTQDALGMGIRLEQAFERLNTPGKVKLAVSGCPRNCAEATIKDFGVVAIDGGWELHIGGNGGVHVRATELLCVVKTDDEVMEWASAFLQYYRENAGWNERTAQWVERVGLDSIKQALESREARLALQERIQKTLSLTTDPWKQIVNTPELRKNFEPISLPETV from the coding sequence ATGTCAGCAATTCGCAAAAAACTGATACTAGTCGGCAACGGGATGGCGGGGGTACGGGTGATTGAGCATCTGCTCAAATTAGCGCCGGAGGCTTATGACATTACAATCTTTGGTTCGGAGCCGCATCCGAATTATAACCGGATCATGTTGTCTTCTGTTCTTGCAGGCGGTGCAAGCCTTGAAGAGATCGTAATCAACGATCTGGAGTGGTACCGGAGCTTCAATATTCAGCTGTATACAGGACACACCGTAACCTCCATTGATCCTGTAGAGCGCAAAGTCCATACGGATAAAGGAATTACTGCCAGTTATGATGAGCTGATTCTGGCAACCGGCTCCAACCCCTTCATGCTGCCGATCCCGGGTGCAGATAAGGAGGGCGTTATTGCCTTCCGGGACATCAAGGATACACAAATCATGCAGGAGGTATCGCAAAAATATGGCAAAGCGCTGGTGATCGGCGGCGGTCTGCTCGGACTGGAGGCGGCAAGAGGGCTGCTGCATCTGGGGATGGAGGTATCGGTAGTCCACATCCATGAATATATTATGGAGCGCCAGCTGGACGAGTCCGCCTCCGTAATGCTGCGCAAGGAACTGGAAGGCCAGGGAATGAAGTTCCTGCTGAAGAAGCAGTCCGAAGCAGTTCTTGGCAAAAAGCGGGTCAAGGGCCTTTTGTTCGCAGATGGCAGCATAGAAGACGCGGATCTGATTGTGATGGCTGTCGGCATCAAGCCGAATGTAGAGCTTGCCCGCAGCAGCGGGATTGAAGTCAACCGCGGGATTATTGTGAACGATTATATGGAGAGCAGCCTGCCCGGCATCTATGCCGTCGGGGAGTGCGCGGAACACCGGGGTATTGCCTACGGGCTTGTCGCCCCGCTATATGAACAGGGAGCCGTCCTGGCTAAAAGGCTGGCAGGTGTACCAACAGAAGGCTACGCCGGTTCGGTTACCTCTACCAAGCTGAAGGTATCCGGCGTCGATGTGTTCTCGGCAGGACAATTCACCGAACAGCCCGGCACCAAGGCGCTGCGGTTCCAGGATGAGACCGACGGTGTGTATAAGAAGCTGGTCCTTCACGGCGACAAACTGATTGGAGCCGTGCTGTTCGGTGATACAGGTGACGGAGCGCAGCTGTTCTCGATGATTAAGAAGGGCGAGAATATTAAGGGGAGAGAAAAAGAGCTGCTGCTCGGAATATCTGCTGATGCGCTGGCACCTAAAGGGAACCGGCTTGAAGGAATGGCAGATGATGAGATCATCTGCGGCTGCAATGGAGTCTCGAAAGGGGCGATTGCCGATGCGATTACCTCCGGCGGCTGTACCAGTGTTGGGCAGATCAAAGCCTGCACCAAAGCTTCGGCTTCCTGTGGCGGCTGCAAGCCGCTGGTGGAAGGACTGCTGCAGCTATATGCCGGTGAGGATGCCGTAACGGTCAAAGAAGGGATCTGCGGCTGCACCACGCTCGGGAGGGATGAGATCGTCGCCGAAATTAAACGGATGAAGCTGATGACTGTCAAGGAGGTCATGAATGTCCTGGAGTGGAGCAATGAAGAAGGCTGCGCCAAATGCCGGCCTTCCCTTAACTACTACCTGGGAATGCTCTGGCCTGAGGAATATCTGGATGAGAACGAATCCAGATTCACCAATGAGCGCTATCATGCCAATATCCAGAAGGACGGTACGTATTCTGTGGTGCCGAGAATCTACGGAGGTGTCACCTCTCCGGCAGAACTGATCAAGATTGCCCAGGTTGCGGTGAAGTTCGAGGTACCGCTGGTCAAGTTCACCGGCGGACAACGGCTCGATCTGCTTGGGGTGAAGAAGGAGGACCTGCCGAAGATGTGGGAAGAGCTGGATATGCCCTCCGGCCATGCCTACGGCAAGACACTGCGGACAGTGAAAACCTGTGTCGGCTCCACCTATTGCCGGTTCGGCACACAGGATGCCCTTGGAATGGGTATCCGGCTGGAACAGGCCTTTGAACGGCTGAACACACCGGGCAAAGTGAAGCTGGCCGTATCCGGTTGCCCGCGCAACTGTGCGGAAGCGACGATTAAGGACTTCGGTGTCGTAGCCATTGACGGCGGCTGGGAGCTGCATATCGGCGGCAACGGCGGCGTTCATGTCCGGGCCACGGAGCTGCTCTGCGTGGTGAAGACCGATGATGAGGTGATGGAGTGGGCCAGTGCGTTCCTGCAATATTACCGTGAAAATGCCGGGTGGAATGAACGGACTGCCCAGTGGGTGGAACGTGTCGGCCTTGACAGCATCAAGCAGGCGCTGGAGTCCCGCGAGGCACGATTGGCGCTGCAGGAGAGAATTCAGAAGACGCTTAGTCTCACCACCGATCCATGGAAGCAAATTGTGAATACACCGGAGCTGCGCAAAAATTTCGAACCGATCTCCTTGCCGGAGACAGTCTAA
- the nirD gene encoding nitrite reductase small subunit NirD, with translation MTKMLIGNLNDIDIKGSRKLRVGNTEIALFRLSSGEVLAVENKCPHKGGVLSEGMVCGSKVHCPLHDWRIDLHSGDVQAPDTGHVTTYEVEVDHTSGSLYLTI, from the coding sequence ATGACCAAGATGCTCATTGGTAACTTGAACGATATTGACATCAAGGGCTCGCGTAAGTTACGGGTGGGAAATACCGAGATTGCCTTGTTCCGGTTAAGCAGCGGGGAGGTGCTGGCGGTGGAGAATAAATGCCCGCATAAAGGCGGAGTCTTATCCGAAGGGATGGTCTGCGGTTCGAAGGTGCATTGTCCGCTCCATGACTGGCGGATCGATCTCCATAGCGGTGACGTGCAGGCACCTGATACAGGGCATGTGACAACCTATGAGGTAGAGGTTGATCACACCAGTGGCAGCTTGTACCTAACGATATAA
- a CDS encoding formate/nitrite transporter family protein, producing the protein MDYVKPSEVLTSMIEAGKTKAELGIMQLIVRGSLGGAILACATTLAFTATAQTKIPMVGALLFPVGFVMIILLGLELVTGSFALVPLAVLEKRTTIKRMLGNFFWVIIGHLIGCAVYAALYGLTITKMGTDMSNPLIQTLITASEGKTTAYKSMGAEGMTLAFIKAILCNWMVTLGAVLAMTSKSTSGKIFAMWLPILTFFGQGFEHTVVNFFVIPAGMMLGANVSFADWWIWNGIPVLIGNFAGGLLFTGILLYLSQKSFKPGASSEAGLTPGRDTVISATAALEKSL; encoded by the coding sequence ATGGACTATGTCAAACCAAGTGAAGTATTGACCTCAATGATTGAAGCCGGCAAGACCAAAGCGGAACTGGGCATTATGCAGCTGATTGTCCGCGGCAGCCTTGGCGGTGCCATACTGGCCTGTGCCACAACGCTGGCCTTTACCGCAACCGCTCAGACCAAGATCCCGATGGTTGGTGCACTTCTGTTTCCTGTAGGCTTTGTGATGATCATTCTACTTGGGCTTGAACTCGTCACCGGCAGCTTTGCCCTGGTCCCGCTGGCTGTGCTGGAGAAGCGGACAACAATAAAACGGATGCTGGGTAATTTCTTCTGGGTTATTATCGGGCATCTGATTGGATGCGCAGTATACGCAGCTCTCTATGGACTCACAATTACGAAGATGGGGACGGATATGTCGAATCCGCTGATTCAGACACTGATTACGGCCAGTGAAGGCAAGACGACGGCCTACAAGAGTATGGGGGCAGAGGGGATGACACTCGCCTTCATCAAAGCCATACTCTGCAACTGGATGGTTACGCTGGGTGCGGTTCTGGCCATGACCTCCAAATCCACATCCGGCAAAATCTTCGCCATGTGGCTGCCGATCCTTACCTTCTTCGGGCAAGGCTTCGAGCATACGGTAGTCAACTTCTTCGTTATTCCTGCCGGAATGATGCTTGGCGCGAATGTCAGCTTCGCGGACTGGTGGATCTGGAACGGTATTCCCGTACTAATCGGCAATTTCGCCGGAGGCCTGCTGTTCACAGGCATTCTTCTATATCTGTCGCAAAAAAGTTTCAAACCCGGAGCCTCTTCTGAAGCCGGATTGACGCCGGGACGCGATACAGTAATCTCAGCCACAGCCGCCCTGGAGAAAAGCCTATGA